A DNA window from Desulfonispora thiosulfatigenes DSM 11270 contains the following coding sequences:
- a CDS encoding alanine/glycine:cation symporter family protein yields MQAFEKFVGMLGNFAWGPLMVSLLVGTGLLLTVGTKFLQFRKLGLAFKLLFTSRATTKDGDISPFTALMTSLAATIGTGNIAGVATAITMGGPGAVFWMWVTASVGGATKYAEAVLAILYRETNANGEKSGGPMFYIKNGMGPGWAWLGGAFAFFGLIACFGPGTLVQANSVAQVVHDSWGVSTWITGLIVAGATGLVLIGGIKSIGKVADKIVPIMSLVYVVGAITILALNYDKIPHAFGMIFSTAFSGHAVQGGLLGSVVRFGVSRGVFSNEAGLGTAAIVHGAASTTDPVKQGIIGSLGSFIDTLIVCSMTALVILVSPFVNIGADGIMQLTGSDGMMYPVTMKAELAEQGIELLTGAALTSNAFKMLLPGPGDLVILFGLIFFAYSTILGWYYYGSKCLEYFIGVKGELYYKWAWVIACFVGAVTNLEIVWSISDAFNGLMILPNLIGMLALSPVVFRLTKNYDFKKMISLDPEMLKK; encoded by the coding sequence ATGCAAGCTTTTGAAAAATTTGTCGGAATGCTTGGAAACTTTGCCTGGGGACCATTAATGGTTTCGTTGTTAGTAGGTACTGGACTTTTATTAACTGTAGGAACAAAATTCTTACAATTTAGAAAATTGGGATTAGCGTTTAAATTATTATTTACTAGTAGAGCAACAACTAAGGATGGTGACATTTCTCCATTTACGGCTCTTATGACATCACTAGCTGCTACTATTGGTACTGGTAATATAGCCGGGGTTGCTACAGCAATCACTATGGGGGGACCGGGAGCAGTTTTTTGGATGTGGGTTACAGCTTCTGTAGGTGGCGCGACTAAATATGCTGAAGCAGTTTTAGCTATTCTTTATAGAGAAACAAATGCAAATGGTGAAAAGTCGGGCGGACCGATGTTCTATATCAAAAATGGTATGGGACCTGGGTGGGCATGGCTTGGTGGAGCATTTGCTTTCTTTGGATTAATTGCTTGTTTTGGACCTGGTACACTTGTGCAAGCAAACTCAGTAGCTCAAGTTGTTCATGATTCTTGGGGTGTTTCTACATGGATTACAGGTTTAATTGTTGCTGGGGCAACTGGATTAGTTTTAATTGGTGGTATTAAATCAATTGGTAAAGTTGCGGATAAAATTGTACCAATTATGTCTTTAGTATATGTCGTAGGAGCTATAACCATTTTAGCTTTAAACTATGACAAGATTCCTCATGCTTTTGGTATGATTTTCAGTACAGCATTTTCAGGTCATGCAGTTCAAGGTGGACTTTTAGGTTCAGTTGTTAGATTTGGGGTATCTCGTGGAGTATTCTCTAATGAAGCAGGTCTTGGTACAGCAGCAATTGTACACGGTGCAGCTTCAACTACAGACCCAGTTAAACAAGGTATCATTGGTTCTTTAGGATCTTTTATTGATACATTAATCGTATGTTCTATGACTGCATTAGTTATTCTAGTTTCTCCATTTGTAAATATTGGAGCAGATGGAATTATGCAACTAACTGGTAGTGATGGAATGATGTACCCAGTAACAATGAAAGCAGAATTAGCAGAGCAAGGAATAGAGTTATTAACAGGTGCAGCTTTAACATCTAATGCTTTTAAAATGTTATTACCAGGACCTGGAGATTTAGTTATTTTATTTGGTCTTATTTTCTTCGCATATTCAACTATTTTAGGATGGTACTACTATGGTTCTAAATGTTTAGAATATTTCATCGGTGTAAAAGGTGAATTATATTATAAATGGGCTTGGGTTATTGCTTGTTTTGTTGGAGCTGTAACTAACTTAGAGATTGTATGGTCAATTTCCGATGCCTTTAATGGTCTAATGATCTTACCTAACCTTATTGGTATGCTTGCCTTAAGTCCGGTAGTATTTAGATTAACTAAAAACTATGACTTTAAGAAAATGATTAGTTTAGATCCAGAGATGTTGAAAAAATAA
- a CDS encoding O-acetylhomoserine aminocarboxypropyltransferase/cysteine synthase family protein, with product MMKKEWGLGTRSVQGGYEPKAGEPRVLPLYQSTTYKYDDVDQVARLFDLEENGHMYSRISNPTVAALEEKVNMLEGGVGALATSSGQAASTLALLNICGAGSHVIAISTLYGGTYNLFAVTLKKIGIEVTFVDPELSAEEIEKHFCVNTRAIFTESIGNPGLNVLDFEKFAQIAKAKDVPLIVDNTFPTPYLCRPFEHGANIVIHSTTKYIDGHASSVGGIIVDGGNFNWNTGKYPEITEPDPSYHGLSYTETFGDAAYIVKARVTLMRDYGSCMSPFNAYLTNIGLETLHLRMERHSENTLKLAEFLEKHENVAWVNYPGLENHPSYALAQKYLPKGASGVLTFGVKGGYEAGKKFMNSLKLAALVVHVADVRSSVLHPASMTHRQLTEEQQIACGITPDLIRVSVGIEDIEDIIKDFDQALK from the coding sequence ATGATGAAAAAAGAGTGGGGATTAGGAACAAGGAGTGTTCAAGGTGGATATGAGCCAAAAGCAGGAGAACCAAGGGTATTGCCATTATATCAATCAACAACTTATAAATATGACGATGTTGACCAAGTAGCTAGGTTATTTGATTTAGAAGAGAATGGTCATATGTATTCTAGAATAAGTAATCCAACAGTAGCTGCATTAGAGGAAAAAGTAAATATGTTAGAAGGAGGGGTAGGGGCATTAGCAACATCTTCTGGTCAAGCAGCTTCAACACTTGCACTTTTAAATATTTGTGGTGCGGGAAGCCATGTGATAGCCATTTCAACACTTTATGGCGGTACATATAACTTATTTGCAGTTACTTTAAAGAAAATTGGCATTGAAGTAACCTTTGTAGATCCAGAATTATCTGCAGAAGAAATTGAAAAACATTTTTGTGTTAATACGAGAGCAATTTTCACCGAAAGTATAGGTAATCCTGGGTTAAATGTTTTAGACTTTGAAAAGTTTGCACAGATTGCCAAAGCAAAAGATGTTCCTTTAATCGTTGATAATACATTTCCAACTCCTTATTTATGTAGGCCATTTGAGCATGGAGCAAATATTGTTATCCACTCGACAACAAAATACATTGATGGACACGCTTCAAGCGTAGGTGGAATAATAGTAGATGGGGGAAACTTTAATTGGAATACTGGTAAGTATCCTGAAATAACAGAGCCAGATCCAAGCTATCATGGATTAAGCTATACAGAAACATTTGGTGATGCTGCATATATTGTAAAAGCTAGGGTTACTTTAATGAGAGATTATGGATCTTGTATGAGCCCATTTAACGCATATTTAACTAATATAGGTTTAGAAACTTTACATTTAAGAATGGAAAGACATAGTGAAAATACATTAAAATTAGCTGAATTTTTAGAAAAACATGAGAATGTAGCTTGGGTAAATTATCCGGGACTAGAAAACCATCCAAGTTATGCTTTAGCACAAAAATATCTTCCTAAAGGAGCAAGTGGCGTACTGACATTTGGTGTTAAAGGTGGCTATGAAGCAGGTAAGAAGTTTATGAATAGTTTGAAATTAGCTGCCCTAGTAGTACATGTAGCAGATGTTAGGTCAAGCGTGCTCCACCCTGCTAGTATGACCCATCGTCAATTAACCGAAGAGCAACAAATAGCTTGCGGAATCACCCCAGATTTAATTCGTGTATCCGTAGGGATAGAGGATATTGAAGATATTATAAAAGATTTTGACCAAGCATTAAAGTAA